Within Pseudomonas brassicacearum, the genomic segment GACCCATTGTTCGACAGCCTGGCCCCTGGCATGGGCGACATCCCGCGCACCCGTGACCGTAAATCCGACGATGACCGCGCCGAACGTGGCTACATCCACGCGGGCCCGGCCGGTTCGGGGCATTTCGTGAAGATGATCCACAACGGCATCGAATACGGAATGATGCAAGCCTTCGCCGAGGGCTTTGACATCCTCAAGACCAAATCCAGCGAAAGCCTGCCACCGGAGCAGCGCTTCGACCTGAACGTGGCGGATATCGCCGAAGTCTGGCGTCGCGGCAGTGTGGTGTCGTCCTGGTTGCTGGACTTGACCGCCGACGCGCTGGCCAGCGATCCGAAACTGGACGGTTTTTCCGGCGAAGTCGCCGACAGCGGTGAAGGGCGCTGGACCATCGAGGCTGCCATCGAACAAGCGGTGCCGGTTCCAGTGCTGTCCAGTTCGTTGTTTGCCCGTTTCCGCTCGCGTCAGCAAAGCACGTACGGTGACAAAATGCTCTCAGCCATGCGCTTCGGCTTTGGCGGGCACGTGGAGACGCCGAAAAAATGACCTCGATCAGCAGCAAATCCAAGGCAGAACCCGCGCCGCCGACCACGTTGTTTCTGTTCGGCGCCCATGGCGATCTGGTCAAGCGTCTGCTGATGCCGGCGCTTTACCACCTCAGTCGTGACGGTCTGCTGGGTGATGGGCTGCGCATCATCGGGGTTGACCACAACGCCATCAGCGATGTGGATTTTGCCAAGAAACTCGAGGACTTCATCCGTAACGAAGCGGCGAGCAAGGGAGGCGATGCCGACCGGGCGCTCGACCCAGCGCTGTGGGCCAAGCTGGCCCGTGGCATCAGCTACGTCCAGGGTGATTTCCTCGATGAGGGCACCTACCAGGCGCTGGCGGCGAAAATCGCTGCCAGCGGCACTGGCAACGCGGTGTTCTACCTGGCGACCGCGCCGCGCTTTTTCAGTGAAGTGGTCAGCCGCCTCGGTGCGGCCGGGCTGCTTCAGGAGCAGGAGGGGGCCTTCCGGCGGGTGGTGATCGAAAAACCGTTCGGCTCCGACCTGCACACCGCCGAAGCGTTGAACGCCTGCCTGCTCAAGGTCATGAGCGAGAAACAGATCTATCGCATCGACCATTACCTGGGCAAGGAAACGGTGCAGAACATTCTGGTCAGCCGTTTCTCCAACAGCCTGTTCGAGGCGTTCTGGAACAACCACTACATCGACCACGTACAAATCACCGCCGCCGAAACCGTCGGTGTGGAAACCCGTGGCAGTTTTTATGAACACACCGGTGCCCTGCGGGACATGGTGCCCAATCATCTTTTCCAACTGCTGGCGATGGTGGCCATGGAGCCGCCAGCGGCGTTTGGCGCCGACGCCGTGCGCGGGGAAAAGGCCAAGGTCGTCGGGGCGATCCGGCCCTGGTCGGTAGAGCAGGCCCGGGCCAACTCGGTCCGAGGCCAGTACACGGCCGGTGAAGTCGGTGGCAAGGCGGTAAGCGGTTATCGCCAGGAGGCCAACGTGGCGCCCGACAGCAGCACCGAGACCTACGTTGCCCTCAAGGTCATGATCGACAACTGGCGTTGGGTCGGCGTGCCGTTTTACCTGCGCACTGGCAAACGCATGAGCGTGCGGGACACGGAGATCGTCATCTGCTTCAAGCCAGCACCTTACGCGCAGTTTCGCGACACCGACGTCGACGAATTGCAACCTACGCACTTGAGAATCCAGATTCAGCCCAATGAAGGCATGTGGTTCGACCTGCTGGCCAAGCGGCCGGGGCCGGCACTCGACATGGCCAATATCGAGTTGGGCTTCGCCTATAAGGATTTCTTCGTAATGCAGCCCTCCACAGGTTACGAAACCCTGATCTACGATTGCCTGACCGGCGACCAGACGCTGTTCCAGCGTGCCGACAATATCGAAAACGGCTGGCGCGCCGTGCAACCGTTCCTCGATGCCTGGCAGCAGGACGCAGCGGTCCAGCCCTACAAGGCCGGCGAAGATGGCCCGGCAGCCGCCGATGACTTGCTTGGCCGCGACAGTCGCGTCTGGCACGACCTCGGATGAGTGATCTGATGAAGCATCCCATCCGTTTCCTGCTCAGCGACATGGACGGCACATTGCTGTTGCCCGACCACAGCCTGAACCAGCGCACCATTGAAGCGGTTCGCTCATTGCGTGAGGCCGGTGTGTTGTTCAGTCTCGCCACCGGGCGCCCGCCGCGGGCCATGTTGCAGCAGATCGAGGCCCTGGGCGTCGACCTGCCCACGGCGGCATTCAATGGCGGCACGCTGGTTCATCCTGACGGCAGCTTTCTGGCGGTCCATTACCTGCCACCCGAAGCGGCATTGGCGACGCTGGCCCTGTATGCCGATCAGCCCGGCATCGAAGTCTGGGTATTTGCCGATGGCGACTGGCTGGTGCGCGACGCCAACGGTCCGATGGTGCCGGTGGAGACGCGTGGCTTGGGCTACCCACCCGTAGAGGTAGGAAGCTTCGAGCCTTACCTGGAGCGGATCGATAAGATCGTCGCCACCAGTGCCAACACGGACTTGCTGGTGGAGCTGGAGGCGCGGTTGCATCCGCTGCTCAAGGGCCAGGCCCAAGTGTCGCGTTCGCAACCGATCTACCTGGATGTGACGGCCATGAAGGCGAACAAAGGAGAAGCGCTGTCGACCCTGGCAGCCTTCCTCGATGTGCCGCTGGAACAGACGGCGGCCATGGGCGACGGAGGCAACGATCCGGCGATGTTCCACCGCGCGGGATTGTCCATTGCGATGGGGCAGGCGGAGGAAGCGATCCGGCGTCAAGCGGATGTCATTACCGCTGCCGTTATTGATGACGGTGCAGCGCTGGCGATCGAGCGCTACATCTTGTCGCGGTAGGATGTACTGGCCTTTGTGGCGAGGGACATGGTCCCGCTGGGCTGTAGGAGCTGGCGGAGGCTGCGATCTTTTGATCTTTTGATCTTTCGCTTGGGATTCAAGCGTCTGGGGAAAGATCGCAGCCTCGTTGCACTCGACAGCTCCTACACAGCTCCTACACAGCTCCTGCGCGGCTCCTGCAGGCCAGCGGGAGCAAGGTTTCCTACTAGGAACTTGCTTACAGCCAGTAAGTCACCGCGTACCAGCCCAAGCCACCCATCACCGCGGTGTAGGGCACAGCCATCCAGACCATCCGGCCATAGGACAGGCGAATCAGCGGGGCGATTGCCGAGGTCAGCAGGAACAGGAACGCAGCCTGGCCGTTGGGTGTGGCGACGCTCGGCAGGTTGGTGCCGGTGTTGATGGCCACCGCCAGGGTCTCCAAATGCTCACGACTCATTTGGCCGGAGACGAAGGCCTGCTTCACCTCGGTAATGTAGACGGTTGCCACGAATACGTTGTCGCTGATGGCCGACAGCAGGCCGTTGGCAATGAACAGCATGC encodes:
- a CDS encoding HAD family hydrolase, with product MSDLMKHPIRFLLSDMDGTLLLPDHSLNQRTIEAVRSLREAGVLFSLATGRPPRAMLQQIEALGVDLPTAAFNGGTLVHPDGSFLAVHYLPPEAALATLALYADQPGIEVWVFADGDWLVRDANGPMVPVETRGLGYPPVEVGSFEPYLERIDKIVATSANTDLLVELEARLHPLLKGQAQVSRSQPIYLDVTAMKANKGEALSTLAAFLDVPLEQTAAMGDGGNDPAMFHRAGLSIAMGQAEEAIRRQADVITAAVIDDGAALAIERYILSR
- the zwf gene encoding glucose-6-phosphate dehydrogenase is translated as MTSISSKSKAEPAPPTTLFLFGAHGDLVKRLLMPALYHLSRDGLLGDGLRIIGVDHNAISDVDFAKKLEDFIRNEAASKGGDADRALDPALWAKLARGISYVQGDFLDEGTYQALAAKIAASGTGNAVFYLATAPRFFSEVVSRLGAAGLLQEQEGAFRRVVIEKPFGSDLHTAEALNACLLKVMSEKQIYRIDHYLGKETVQNILVSRFSNSLFEAFWNNHYIDHVQITAAETVGVETRGSFYEHTGALRDMVPNHLFQLLAMVAMEPPAAFGADAVRGEKAKVVGAIRPWSVEQARANSVRGQYTAGEVGGKAVSGYRQEANVAPDSSTETYVALKVMIDNWRWVGVPFYLRTGKRMSVRDTEIVICFKPAPYAQFRDTDVDELQPTHLRIQIQPNEGMWFDLLAKRPGPALDMANIELGFAYKDFFVMQPSTGYETLIYDCLTGDQTLFQRADNIENGWRAVQPFLDAWQQDAAVQPYKAGEDGPAAADDLLGRDSRVWHDLG
- the gnd gene encoding phosphogluconate dehydrogenase (NAD(+)-dependent, decarboxylating); translated protein: MCSREHQHMQLGIIGLGRMGGNIARRLMLNGHTTVVYDRNAAFVENLRQEGATGVADLPALVAGLEKPRAVWVMLPAGAPTEDTINDLSELLEPGDVIIDGGNTYYKDDIRRAQALSEKGLSYIDVGTSGGVWGLERGYCMMIGGDADVVKRLDPLFDSLAPGMGDIPRTRDRKSDDDRAERGYIHAGPAGSGHFVKMIHNGIEYGMMQAFAEGFDILKTKSSESLPPEQRFDLNVADIAEVWRRGSVVSSWLLDLTADALASDPKLDGFSGEVADSGEGRWTIEAAIEQAVPVPVLSSSLFARFRSRQQSTYGDKMLSAMRFGFGGHVETPKK